Proteins co-encoded in one Papaver somniferum cultivar HN1 chromosome 5, ASM357369v1, whole genome shotgun sequence genomic window:
- the LOC113280692 gene encoding putative disease resistance protein RGA3 produces the protein MNSSSNQQNYPIVVIVAMGGVGKTTLAQIVYSDDAVTRHFEYKLWVCVSQSANQKEVFNRLLESINQKKDDFSSLDVLVNSLKKNLQNKRYLIVLDDMWNDKHNEWDNMLKTLLLIGAQGSKVIVTTRSNEVASMTSSLYRYKLGNLSDKECWTLF, from the coding sequence ATGAATAGCTCTAGCAATCAGCAGAATTATCCTATTGTTGTCATAGTTGCCATGGGAGgagttgggaaaactacactaGCTCAGATCGTTTACAGCGATGATGCTGTAACACGTCACTTTGAATATAAGTTGTGGGTGTGTGTTTCCCAAAGTGCTAATCAGAAGGAGGTATTTAATCGGTTGTTGGAATCCATCAATCAAAAGAAGGATGACTTTTCAAGTTTGGATGTTTTGGTGAACAGTCTCAAAAAGAACCTGCAGAATAAGAGATATTTGATAGTTCTCGACGATATGTGGAATGATAAGCACAATGAATGGGACAATATGTTGAAGACTTTGTTGCTTATTGGCGCTCAAGGAAGCAAAGTGATCGTGACAACACGAAGTAATGAAGTTGCCTCCATGACGAGTTCTTTATATAGGTACAAATTGGGCAATTTGTCTGACAAAGAATGTTGGACTCTGttttaa
- the LOC113280693 gene encoding putative disease resistance protein RGA4 codes for MVFVPGGIEKTPNLIKIGKQIVAKCGGVPLATKILGGLMHSNSDENCWQAILDNETWEHVKGEEQVIRVLKLSYDHLAPQLKQCFAYCSLIPKGVVISRKRLIQLWMAEGFLNSSRPSTEMEKVGSEYFNSLLENSFFQDEQKHELGDIKSCKMHDLVHDLAQSVAKNECAIKDVNKTLQEVNCGIRRMVLFDENEIFMNFSNVRVLSLSYSKISELPPSIAKLKHLRYLNLSNSQISKLPNSFTTLYNLQTLILKNCFELRELPRGMRKLTNLRNLIICKTGNGEWIPPMPSTVRTLSSLQYFPVFIVGNKNNGYGIEELRDLNLLGGKLQLRNLENVTGRKEAEGGKLKCKQHILRLELHWTDNKSFSAVSRDESEVLEGLQPHQNLKRLGIYNYAGLDAVKSIGSEFYGSDSNNVSYFPSLEDLSIFRMVSLVEWSHYVLSISSSFPCVRQLKIKVCRKLMIMPTRFPSLKVLEFEDCNGEIASSLLECNVTSLAYVKIDSCKKLVFLPRELLTGNKNLQNFQVYNCEKLQGINPYQDARDEEEEEEQLQLLSSISLNTLIFYNCLALFSWPDLRGFISLRMLFIYGCQSQQCIPSGIEYLPKLERLVMGGFSKKMDLFPFPTEEGGALKSLYFPSLRNLEIYGWPKLRCLRNFWMPLIKTTDGQQQNH; via the exons atggtttttgtgcCTGGAGGAATAGAGAAGACACCAAACTTGATCAAGATTGGTAAGCAAATTGTCGCAAAGTGTGGAGGAGTACCACTCGCTACAAAGATTCTTGGGGGTTTGATGCACTCTAACAGTGATGAGAATTGCTGGCAAGCAATTCTAGACAATGAGACTTGGGAGCATGTCAAAGGCGAAGAACAGGTTATAAGGGTATTGAAGTTGAGCTATGATCATCTTGCACCACAGTTAAAACAATGTTTTGCATATTGTTCACTAATTCCAAAAGGCGTCGTTATTAGTAGAAAAAGACTAATTCAACTGTGGATGGCGGAAGGCTTCCTTAATTCTTCAAGACCAAGCACAGAAATGGAGAAGGTGGGTAGTGAGTATTTCAATAGTTTATTGGAAAATTCATTCTTCCAAGATGAGCAAAAACACGAATTGGGAGATATCAAGTCATGTAAGATGCAtgatcttgtacatgatcttgcACAATCTGTTGCTAAGAACGAATGTGCAATAAAAGATGTTAACAAGACACTACAAGAGGTAAATTGTGGAATTCGTCGAATGGTTTTGTTTGATGAGAACGAG ATTTTCATGAATTTCAGCAATGTACGTGTGCTGTCCTTGAGCTACAGCAAAATCAGTGAGTTACCACCATCCATTGCCAAGTTAAAACACTTACGGTACCTCAATCTTTCGAATTCTCAAATATCAAAATTACCCAACTCGTTTACTACTCTCTACAATTTGCAAACTCTGATTCTTAAAAATTGCTTCGAGCTTAGAGAGCTTCCTCGTGGCATGAGAAAGCTAACAAATTTAAGAAATCTTATAATCTGCAAAACTGGGAATGGTGAATGGATCCCCCCTATGCCATCTACGGTAAGAACTTTAAGCTCCCTGCAATATTTTCCTGTGTTTATTGTGGGAAATAAGAACAATGGATATGGTATCGAAGAGTTAAGAGACCTAAATCTACTTGGTGGTAAACTACAACTTCGTAACCTTGAGAATGTAACGGGTAGAAAAGAAGCTGAAGGAGGAAAATTAAAATGTAAACAACACATTCTAAGGTTGGAACTACATTGGACTGATAACAAAAGTTTTAGCGCAGTTTCTCGTGATGAATCTGAAGTGTTAGAAGGCCTCCAACCTCACCAGAACCTTAAAAGATTAGGAATCTACAACTATGCAG GACTTGACGCCGTGAAAAGTATTGGAAGTGAATTTTATGGTAGTGACAGTAACAATGTGTCGTATTTTCCTTCTCTGGAAGATCTCTCTATATTTCGTATGGTGAGCTTAGTAGAATGGTCACATTATGTTTTGTCAATTTCTTCAAGCTTTCCTTGCGTTCGGCAGTTGAAGATCAAGGTTTGCCGCAAGTTAATGATCATGCCAACCCGATTTCCATCTCTCAAAGTATTGGAGTTTGAAGATTGCAATGGAGAAATAGCAAGTTCATTGCTAGAATGCAACGTAACATCTCTCGCCTATGTTAAAATTGATTCGTGCAAGAAGCTTGTATTTCTTCCGCGGGAATTGCTTACTGGAAATAAAAACCTCCAGAATTTTCAGGTATATAACTGTGAAAAGCTTCAAGGAATTAATCCATACCAAGATGCTCGGgacgaggaggaagaggaggaacaACTTCAGTTACTATCAAGCATTTCCTTGAACACTTTGATATTTTACAACTGCCTTGCTTTATTCTCTTGGCCAGATTTACGGGGATTCATTTCTCTGCGGATGTTATTTATCTATGGCTGTCAAAGTCAGCAGTGTATCCCAAGTGGTATAGAATACCTCCCCAAACTCGAACGTCTGGTGATGGGCGGGTTCTCAAAAAAGATGGACTTGTTTCCATTCCCCACAGAAGAAGGAGGAGCTTTGAAGAGCCTTTACTTCCCATCACTTCGTAACTTAGAAATATACGGATGGCCTAAACTCAGATGTCTTCGTAACTTTTGGATGCCATTAATCAAAACCACTGATGGCCAACAACAAAACCATTAG